A section of the Elizabethkingia anophelis R26 genome encodes:
- the purN gene encoding phosphoribosylglycinamide formyltransferase, protein MKKIVILVSGSGTNLQRIIKAIADKEIQNTEISLVVADRDCYGLKRAEDAGIPFQLIKRGKDFCQKLDTVIPEDTSLIVLAGFLSVLTQEFCEKWEGKMINVHPSLLPKFGGKGMWGMHVHNAVKEAGEKESGATVHFVTTGVDEGEVILQGKITVEENDTPEDIAGKVHQIEYDIFPLAIEKVLNS, encoded by the coding sequence ATGAAGAAAATAGTAATACTGGTATCAGGCTCAGGAACTAATCTGCAAAGGATTATAAAAGCTATTGCTGATAAAGAAATTCAGAATACTGAAATAAGCCTTGTAGTAGCCGACCGTGACTGTTATGGACTAAAAAGAGCTGAAGATGCAGGAATCCCTTTTCAATTAATTAAAAGAGGGAAGGATTTTTGCCAGAAGCTGGATACCGTAATTCCTGAAGATACATCACTTATTGTACTGGCTGGATTCTTATCCGTTCTTACACAAGAGTTTTGTGAAAAGTGGGAAGGCAAAATGATTAATGTTCATCCATCTTTGCTTCCAAAATTCGGAGGTAAAGGAATGTGGGGGATGCATGTGCACAACGCTGTTAAAGAAGCAGGTGAAAAAGAATCCGGAGCCACTGTACATTTTGTAACCACAGGAGTAGATGAAGGAGAGGTGATCCTGCAGGGAAAAATTACTGTTGAAGAGAATGATACGCCGGAAGATATCGCGGGTAAAGTTCACCAGATAGAATACGATATTTTTCCTTTAGCTATTGAGAAAGTACTGAATAGCTAA
- the purM gene encoding phosphoribosylformylglycinamidine cyclo-ligase yields the protein MNTYKSAGVDKEEGYKTVDKIKKAVSETHNPNVLNNLGSFGAFYEIGGYKNPVLVSGTDGVGTKLKIALDTKQYGSIGIDCFAMCANDIVCHGAKPLFFLDYLACGKLDADVAAEIVLGMVEACKDNQCALIGGETAEMPGMYNPGDYDVAGFCVGIVEKDQVIDGSKIKAGDKIIALPSSGFHSNGFSLVRKVFPDFNEDFEGKPIHETLLVPTRLYYQSIQKLMNEMEIHGIAHITGGGLYENIPRIIPEGLCATVETKEIRIPSIMLELEKRGNIAREEMYGTFNMGVGMVVVLTEADAQKALALLSDAYLVGEITENAEKIQLI from the coding sequence ATGAATACCTACAAATCCGCAGGAGTTGACAAAGAAGAAGGGTACAAAACGGTGGACAAGATAAAAAAGGCCGTTAGTGAAACACATAACCCGAACGTACTGAACAATCTTGGAAGCTTTGGTGCTTTTTATGAAATTGGTGGTTACAAAAACCCTGTACTGGTAAGTGGTACAGATGGAGTTGGTACCAAACTGAAAATTGCATTGGATACCAAACAATATGGTTCTATAGGAATCGACTGTTTCGCGATGTGTGCTAATGATATAGTATGCCATGGAGCAAAACCCTTATTCTTTTTAGACTACTTAGCTTGTGGAAAATTAGATGCCGATGTAGCAGCTGAAATCGTATTAGGAATGGTGGAAGCTTGTAAAGACAATCAATGTGCCCTTATTGGTGGTGAAACTGCTGAAATGCCGGGAATGTATAATCCTGGAGATTATGATGTAGCAGGTTTCTGTGTAGGTATCGTAGAAAAAGATCAGGTTATTGACGGTTCTAAAATCAAAGCCGGAGACAAAATCATCGCTTTGCCAAGTTCAGGATTCCACTCTAATGGTTTCTCTCTGGTAAGAAAAGTTTTCCCTGACTTCAATGAAGACTTCGAAGGGAAACCTATTCACGAAACATTACTGGTACCTACAAGATTATATTACCAGAGCATTCAGAAACTAATGAATGAAATGGAAATCCATGGTATTGCTCACATTACAGGTGGAGGATTATACGAAAATATTCCAAGAATTATTCCTGAAGGACTTTGTGCAACGGTTGAAACAAAAGAAATCAGAATTCCGTCTATTATGTTAGAACTTGAAAAAAGAGGAAACATAGCACGTGAAGAAATGTATGGAACATTCAACATGGGAGTAGGTATGGTTGTAGTCCTTACAGAAGCTGATGCGCAGAAAGCTTTAGCGCTTTTATCTGATGCTTACCTTGTAGGTGAGATTACTGAGAATGCCGAGAAAATCCAATTAATCTAA
- a CDS encoding SusE domain-containing protein: MKNIFEIVFAAIVGFLLISCEKDEDRAVLGNPSSSALTASATTFVLLKDDAAKDAVKFSWQAPSFGNNIVINNVLQFAVKGTNFAKPKEVILGAGTTSVSFKVQDFNGILLGAGAPIGSQSQVEVRLKSTTESSAVAPVYSSAIPLTVTPYALISYVYAPGAYQGWNPATATALVSENSNGIYTGYINFPIDGLEFKITPNRSWDGAYGSDNGSTLSTSAGNIKAPGVGSYKLVVDLNKSIIAMTPFRFGIVGSATPNGWAIPDTKMTLNNTTGIWEATLALTSGEMKFRANDAWDINYGGSGGNAVAGGDNIQISAAGIYNVTLDTNNMKYTLVKQ, encoded by the coding sequence ATGAAAAATATATTTGAAATAGTATTTGCAGCTATTGTTGGTTTTTTATTGATCTCCTGTGAAAAGGATGAAGACAGAGCTGTGTTAGGGAATCCTTCTTCGTCAGCTTTAACAGCTTCAGCAACTACTTTTGTCTTATTAAAAGATGACGCTGCTAAAGATGCTGTAAAGTTCTCATGGCAGGCACCCTCTTTTGGAAACAATATTGTAATTAATAATGTATTACAGTTTGCTGTAAAGGGAACTAATTTTGCAAAGCCTAAAGAAGTAATCTTAGGTGCAGGAACAACTTCTGTTAGTTTCAAAGTTCAGGATTTTAATGGAATATTACTGGGCGCAGGTGCTCCCATTGGCAGTCAGTCTCAGGTTGAAGTAAGATTGAAATCTACTACAGAAAGTTCTGCTGTAGCACCAGTTTATTCTTCAGCAATACCATTAACTGTAACACCATATGCACTTATTTCATATGTATATGCACCTGGTGCTTATCAGGGATGGAATCCTGCAACAGCTACAGCATTAGTATCCGAGAATAGTAATGGAATCTACACAGGATATATTAATTTCCCTATCGATGGATTGGAATTTAAGATAACACCAAACCGTAGTTGGGATGGTGCTTATGGATCAGATAACGGATCTACACTGAGTACAAGTGCCGGAAATATTAAAGCTCCTGGTGTGGGTTCTTATAAGTTGGTTGTAGATTTGAATAAATCTATCATTGCAATGACACCATTTAGGTTTGGAATAGTTGGTTCAGCAACTCCTAATGGATGGGCAATACCAGATACCAAAATGACATTAAATAATACTACCGGAATATGGGAAGCTACCTTAGCCTTAACTTCCGGAGAAATGAAGTTTAGAGCAAATGATGCCTGGGATATTAATTATGGAGGTTCAGGTGGAAATGCAGTAGCAGGAGGTGATAATATTCAGATATCAGCTGCTGGAATTTATAATGTTACCCTTGATACTAATAATATGAAGTATACTTTGGTAAAGCAATAA
- a CDS encoding pirin family protein, protein MKTVYHSADSRGFADHGWLKSAHSFSFAGYFNPERVNFGTLRVLNDDYVEGGMGFGKHPHNNMEIISIPLEGDLKHGDNMGSAGIIKKGDIQVMSAGTGVMHSEMNANADKAVKFLQIWIFPNKENVTPRYDQVDVSEGYKKNDFQQILSPNADDEGVWIHQDAWFNLANFDKGFDKEYLIHREGNGAYVFVLNGQVKIGDQVLNTRDALGIWDTDKFNIEATENSELLIIDVPMNLPNFAH, encoded by the coding sequence ATGAAAACAGTATATCACAGTGCAGACAGCAGAGGATTCGCAGATCATGGCTGGTTAAAAAGTGCACACAGTTTTAGCTTTGCAGGTTACTTTAACCCAGAAAGAGTAAATTTCGGGACGTTAAGAGTTTTAAACGATGACTATGTAGAAGGTGGTATGGGCTTTGGTAAGCATCCACATAACAATATGGAAATTATTTCTATTCCGTTAGAAGGAGACTTGAAGCATGGAGATAATATGGGAAGTGCAGGAATCATTAAAAAAGGAGATATTCAGGTAATGTCTGCCGGTACTGGGGTAATGCATAGTGAAATGAATGCGAATGCAGATAAAGCAGTAAAATTCCTGCAGATATGGATTTTTCCTAACAAAGAAAATGTAACACCACGCTATGATCAGGTTGACGTTTCCGAAGGTTATAAGAAAAATGATTTCCAGCAGATTTTGTCACCTAACGCAGATGACGAAGGTGTATGGATTCACCAGGATGCATGGTTCAATTTAGCAAACTTTGATAAAGGATTCGATAAAGAATACCTTATTCATAGAGAAGGAAATGGTGCTTATGTATTTGTATTAAACGGTCAGGTGAAAATTGGAGATCAGGTACTGAATACCCGTGATGCATTAGGAATTTGGGATACTGATAAATTCAATATAGAAGCAACAGAAAATTCTGAACTTTTGATTATAGATGTTCCTATGAATTTACCTAATTTTGCACATTAA
- a CDS encoding MGH1-like glycoside hydrolase domain-containing protein produces MKKTISVLFLILFSASNAQQMHRENYADVLDVKTVVSNPKNITTNLFSDMGAWHAYALPQNKEDYGSFIGPVIMDLDGQWLANTISKIRIKENGIAIDLQKSKVVQHYYPGLLKQIFTVDGLDIEQQLIFVSGREARIKISIYNRSKAQKDLTVSFDGKFLPDVVLDKGNNEITVKLKDKENTFRLVFDQPVNLELNTDSYTALAGNIKIPAGGKADFTQSQYYFLQSKEDKIKKPISDFSVQLKLNEKRWNNYLQQYFSHTSRLDEKKQRLAVKAIVTLMTNWRTAAKDLLHDGVFPSVSYQGFYGFWSWDSWKQAVGLSYFNTSLAKDNIRSMFDYMDDYGMVADCVYTDKKENNWRDTKPPLAAWAVWKVYEQTKDAAFVKEMYPKLVKYHQWWYENRDHDKNRLCEYGSTDGTRIAAAWESGMDNAVRFDEAVLMKNNDKAWSLNQESVDLNAYLYAEKKYLSQLASVIGNKKEAQDWNNSVIGLADKINQRFYDDTKGYYYDKLLGKQEPIAVEGPEGWIPLWAGIATKEQAGTVTKVMMNVHKFNTKVPLPTLTADHPKFDPLKGYWRGPVWIDQFYFGVTGLKKYGYQQEADELINKFMNNAEGLLEDKPIHETYHPVTGKGLNAINFSWSSAHILMLLAK; encoded by the coding sequence ATGAAAAAAACAATTTCAGTATTATTCTTAATTTTGTTTTCGGCATCCAATGCACAACAAATGCACCGTGAAAACTATGCTGATGTTCTCGATGTGAAAACAGTGGTATCAAACCCTAAAAATATCACGACTAATCTTTTTAGTGATATGGGAGCATGGCATGCTTATGCGCTGCCACAAAATAAAGAGGATTACGGATCTTTTATCGGTCCTGTTATTATGGATCTCGATGGACAATGGCTGGCGAATACAATCTCTAAAATCAGAATTAAAGAAAATGGAATAGCTATAGATCTGCAAAAATCGAAAGTTGTTCAGCATTATTATCCGGGATTATTAAAGCAAATATTTACTGTTGATGGTCTGGATATAGAACAACAATTAATTTTTGTATCAGGGCGTGAAGCCAGAATAAAAATCAGTATTTACAATCGTTCAAAAGCCCAGAAAGATCTTACTGTGTCTTTTGACGGAAAATTTTTACCCGATGTCGTTCTTGACAAAGGAAATAATGAAATAACAGTAAAGTTAAAAGATAAGGAAAATACTTTCAGACTGGTTTTCGATCAGCCTGTAAATCTGGAGTTAAATACTGATTCTTATACGGCATTAGCGGGTAATATAAAAATACCAGCGGGCGGTAAAGCCGATTTTACACAGTCACAGTATTATTTTCTTCAATCCAAAGAAGATAAAATTAAAAAGCCTATTTCAGATTTTTCAGTTCAGTTAAAGCTGAATGAAAAACGGTGGAATAATTATTTACAACAATATTTTTCTCATACATCCAGACTGGATGAAAAGAAACAAAGACTCGCTGTAAAAGCAATTGTTACTTTAATGACGAACTGGAGAACTGCAGCCAAAGACCTGTTACATGATGGTGTTTTCCCATCAGTTTCTTATCAGGGATTTTATGGTTTCTGGAGCTGGGACAGTTGGAAGCAAGCAGTGGGATTAAGCTACTTTAATACTTCGTTGGCTAAAGATAATATCCGTAGTATGTTCGATTATATGGACGATTATGGAATGGTTGCAGACTGCGTATATACAGATAAAAAAGAGAATAACTGGCGTGATACCAAGCCGCCGTTGGCTGCCTGGGCGGTTTGGAAGGTTTATGAACAGACTAAAGATGCAGCATTTGTAAAAGAGATGTATCCGAAGTTAGTGAAATACCACCAGTGGTGGTATGAAAACAGAGATCACGACAAGAACAGGTTGTGTGAATATGGTTCTACAGACGGGACAAGAATTGCTGCGGCATGGGAAAGCGGAATGGATAATGCAGTACGCTTTGATGAAGCTGTCTTAATGAAAAATAATGATAAGGCCTGGTCGCTTAATCAGGAAAGTGTAGACCTGAATGCTTATCTGTATGCAGAAAAAAAATATTTATCTCAGTTGGCTTCGGTAATAGGCAATAAGAAAGAAGCTCAGGACTGGAATAATTCCGTCATCGGATTGGCAGATAAAATCAATCAAAGATTTTATGACGATACCAAAGGTTACTATTATGATAAACTTTTAGGTAAACAAGAACCTATTGCAGTAGAAGGACCAGAGGGATGGATTCCGTTGTGGGCGGGTATTGCTACAAAGGAACAGGCAGGTACTGTAACAAAGGTTATGATGAATGTTCATAAATTCAATACGAAAGTACCTTTACCAACGCTTACGGCTGATCATCCGAAATTTGATCCGTTAAAAGGTTACTGGAGAGGACCAGTATGGATTGATCAATTCTATTTCGGGGTTACCGGATTAAAAAAATATGGTTATCAGCAAGAGGCTGATGAACTGATTAATAAATTTATGAATAATGCCGAAGGTCTTTTAGAAGATAAACCCATTCATGAAACCTATCATCCTGTAACAGGAAAAGGACTGAATGCGATTAATTTTAGCTGGTCTTCTGCACATATTTTAATGCTTTTAGCAAAATAA
- a CDS encoding DUF3667 domain-containing protein encodes MENVLENCNSCGTVVNGNYCTECGQKKFKRIDHTYVIDEVKSFAFYTEKGFFYSVKNIILNPGKTARKFLEGDRIHHYKPFALTMVLSGISILLSSFLNLKDIMENAIKASNQNVSDKFVDTYTTSFISYFSFIMLAMIPFFSLLTRIAFRKWGQNYYEHLVMNAYFQCFYTIALIIIFYPFYYFLQNDPVTIGKISTLSYLIVPILLFWFYKGFYSEKSTKSIIGRLIIFYLLQIAAAIIIFIGLFVVGFLIAKLNPELLKGMINK; translated from the coding sequence ATGGAAAATGTCTTGGAAAATTGTAATAGCTGTGGCACAGTTGTTAACGGAAACTATTGTACTGAATGTGGACAGAAAAAATTCAAAAGAATTGACCATACTTATGTCATTGATGAAGTTAAAAGTTTCGCATTCTATACTGAAAAAGGATTTTTCTATTCTGTTAAAAATATCATACTAAATCCCGGAAAGACAGCCAGGAAATTTCTGGAAGGTGACAGAATACACCATTACAAGCCTTTCGCTCTTACTATGGTACTCAGTGGGATTTCGATATTATTATCCAGCTTCCTTAATCTCAAGGATATCATGGAGAACGCAATAAAGGCTTCTAATCAGAATGTATCCGATAAATTCGTTGATACCTATACTACAAGCTTTATCTCCTATTTCTCCTTTATTATGCTGGCTATGATACCGTTCTTTTCTCTTCTAACCAGGATAGCATTTAGAAAATGGGGGCAGAATTATTATGAACATCTGGTCATGAATGCCTACTTCCAGTGTTTTTATACTATAGCACTCATTATTATATTTTATCCTTTTTATTATTTTCTTCAGAATGATCCGGTAACAATTGGTAAAATCTCTACTTTATCCTATTTAATTGTTCCAATATTACTTTTTTGGTTCTACAAAGGCTTTTATTCAGAGAAAAGTACAAAAAGTATTATTGGACGTCTGATAATCTTTTATTTATTACAGATTGCTGCCGCGATTATAATTTTTATCGGCCTTTTTGTAGTAGGCTTCTTAATCGCTAAACTTAATCCTGAATTACTAAAAGGAATGATAAATAAATAA
- the purH gene encoding bifunctional phosphoribosylaminoimidazolecarboxamide formyltransferase/IMP cyclohydrolase → MKKRALISVSDKSGLIDFARFLEKNNYELISTGGTFKHLKDAGLSPIQIDEVTNFPEMLDGRVKTLHPKVHGGILAIRSNEEHMKTVQEHGIGLIDMVIVNLYPFFENADKEISLEEKVEFIDIGGPSMLRSAAKGFFDVTVITDASDYAKIQEEIETSGNTQLETRKMLAGKVFNLTAAYDAAISKMLLEEEYPNYLNASFKKVANLRYGENPHQSAAYYVSTVEKGAMKDFEQLGGKELSFNNLRDMDLCWKVVNEFKEEMACCAVKHSTPCGVAVGTTPEETYRKTFECDPVSIFGGIVGMNFKVDAATATALNETFLEIVMAPDFDADALEILNKKKNLRVIKIKHPVSDKQVWVKIDGGMLVQNADDEFSEDISVVTEKQPTDEQRKALIFSQRVVKYVKSNAIVVSNGQQALGIGGGQVNRIWATQHAVERAKAKFGGELVLASDAFFPFRDVVDFCAAEGIKAIIQPGGSMRDEESIQAANEHEIPMLFTGMRHFFH, encoded by the coding sequence ATGAAAAAAAGAGCATTAATTAGTGTTTCTGACAAAAGCGGTCTAATCGATTTTGCCAGGTTTTTGGAAAAAAACAATTATGAGCTGATCTCAACAGGGGGAACCTTTAAGCATCTGAAAGATGCGGGACTTAGCCCTATTCAGATTGATGAAGTAACTAATTTTCCGGAGATGCTGGATGGAAGAGTAAAAACGTTGCACCCAAAAGTACACGGAGGTATTTTAGCAATTCGTTCAAACGAAGAACACATGAAAACTGTTCAGGAGCACGGAATTGGTTTAATCGATATGGTAATCGTTAACCTTTACCCGTTTTTTGAAAATGCTGATAAAGAAATTTCTTTAGAAGAAAAAGTTGAATTTATAGATATAGGAGGACCTTCCATGTTGCGTTCTGCGGCTAAAGGTTTCTTTGATGTTACAGTAATTACGGATGCCAGTGATTATGCAAAAATTCAGGAAGAAATTGAAACTTCCGGAAATACCCAACTGGAAACGCGTAAGATGTTAGCAGGAAAAGTATTCAACCTTACTGCAGCTTATGATGCTGCTATTTCCAAAATGCTTTTAGAAGAGGAATATCCTAACTATCTGAATGCTTCATTTAAGAAAGTAGCGAATCTTCGTTACGGTGAAAATCCACATCAGTCTGCGGCTTACTATGTTTCTACAGTAGAGAAAGGAGCGATGAAGGATTTCGAACAGTTAGGCGGAAAAGAGCTTTCTTTCAATAACCTGAGAGATATGGATCTTTGCTGGAAAGTGGTAAATGAATTCAAAGAAGAAATGGCTTGTTGTGCTGTGAAGCATTCCACACCTTGTGGAGTAGCTGTAGGTACAACGCCGGAAGAAACATACAGAAAAACATTTGAATGTGATCCAGTTTCTATTTTTGGAGGAATCGTAGGAATGAACTTTAAAGTAGATGCTGCTACAGCGACTGCATTAAACGAAACTTTCTTAGAAATTGTTATGGCACCGGATTTTGATGCTGATGCTTTAGAGATCCTTAACAAAAAGAAAAATCTTCGTGTAATCAAAATCAAACATCCGGTTTCTGATAAGCAGGTTTGGGTGAAAATTGACGGTGGTATGCTGGTACAGAATGCTGATGATGAGTTTTCTGAAGACATCAGTGTTGTAACTGAAAAACAACCTACAGATGAGCAGAGAAAAGCATTGATCTTCTCACAAAGAGTTGTGAAATATGTAAAATCTAATGCAATTGTTGTTTCCAATGGTCAACAGGCTTTAGGAATTGGTGGCGGACAGGTTAACCGTATCTGGGCTACACAACATGCAGTGGAAAGAGCAAAAGCAAAATTCGGTGGTGAATTGGTACTGGCATCAGATGCTTTCTTCCCATTCAGAGACGTTGTAGATTTCTGTGCTGCAGAGGGGATTAAAGCTATAATTCAGCCAGGCGGATCTATGCGTGATGAAGAAAGTATTCAGGCTGCAAACGAGCACGAAATTCCAATGTTATTTACCGGGATGCGTCACTTTTTCCATTAA
- a CDS encoding NADPH-dependent FMN reductase, with translation MKIVAFAGTNSPASINKVLVEYVTKQFDSNDVELLDLNDYEMPIYGVHREQQSGVPQEAKNFAEKIDSADLVIMSLAEHNSSYSVAFKNVFDWISRIPGRPHWGDKDVFLMATAPGPKGGANVLAAATARFPHSGANIIETFSLPKFKDNFDAEKGILDPEKAKELEHKIAKIKEEFAAKVNA, from the coding sequence ATGAAAATAGTAGCTTTTGCAGGAACTAATTCTCCGGCATCAATTAATAAGGTATTGGTAGAGTACGTTACAAAACAATTTGATAGTAATGACGTAGAGCTTTTAGATCTTAACGATTATGAAATGCCTATCTATGGAGTTCACAGAGAACAGCAATCCGGAGTTCCTCAGGAAGCAAAGAATTTCGCTGAAAAAATTGATAGTGCAGACTTAGTGATTATGTCTTTGGCAGAGCATAACAGCAGCTATTCAGTAGCATTCAAGAATGTTTTCGACTGGATATCCCGTATTCCGGGAAGACCACATTGGGGAGATAAAGATGTCTTCTTAATGGCTACAGCACCAGGACCTAAAGGTGGTGCAAATGTATTGGCTGCAGCAACTGCACGTTTCCCACATAGTGGGGCAAACATCATCGAGACTTTCTCTTTGCCTAAATTCAAAGATAATTTCGATGCTGAGAAAGGTATTCTGGATCCTGAAAAAGCTAAAGAATTAGAGCATAAGATAGCTAAAATAAAAGAAGAATTCGCTGCAAAAGTAAATGCATAA
- a CDS encoding glycoside hydrolase family 97 protein, with translation MNLKKVSLAVAFFGLTLGGLYGQTLKSPDGKFQMDFSLKNGTPYYQLKYNGKVVVEESKLGLRLFKDNNIQFASEINKTEGSENDLNQGFTKVSEKRDSKNETWQPVMGEKKSYVNNYNELTVNLHQDKQDRTIAIKFRLFNDGLGFRYEFPQQKNLNYFVIKEEDSEIDLPSDMKAWWIVGDYDTQEYQYQTSKISEIAARWAGAVEQNASQFPIKNTVQTPLILKKEGKEPLYVDLGEAALINYPASHLEVDSQNYKFKTHLTPDAQGAKGYIQTPFNTPWRTIIVSPTAAGILDSKMIFNLNEPTEYKDTSWIKPTKYMGVWWEMIIGKSQWAYSTEDNVHLGKTDFTKLTPNGKHAANNTKVREYIDFAAKNGFDGLLIEGWNVGWEDWFGHSKEDVFDFVTPYPDFDIAALNEYAHGKGIKLIMHHETSGSTVNYERWLDPAFKLMNKYGYDAVKTGYVGNIIPRGEHHYSQWTNNHYLHVAKKAADYKIMVNSHESVRPTGLNRTYPNWIAAEAARGTEYDAFGGNNADHTTILPFTRQMGGPMDYTPGIFQTKLDYYFPGDKRMVKTTLAKQLALYVTMYSPLQMAADLPENYAKHMNAFQFIKDVAVDWDDTKILDAEPGDYLHVARKAKGKDEWYVGGITDENKRDFTVDLSFLDKGKKYEAVIYEDGKDADYDTNPQSYHIYKKIVTSATKIPVKLARSGGYAISLKAVK, from the coding sequence ATGAACTTGAAGAAAGTAAGTTTGGCAGTTGCATTTTTTGGTTTGACATTAGGAGGTTTGTATGGACAAACACTGAAATCTCCTGATGGAAAGTTTCAGATGGATTTCAGTCTGAAAAACGGAACACCATATTATCAACTGAAGTACAATGGAAAAGTTGTGGTGGAGGAATCTAAACTGGGACTTCGTTTATTTAAAGATAACAATATACAGTTTGCTTCCGAGATTAATAAAACAGAAGGCAGCGAAAACGATCTGAACCAGGGATTCACTAAAGTATCTGAAAAAAGAGACTCTAAAAATGAAACCTGGCAGCCGGTAATGGGAGAGAAGAAAAGCTACGTTAACAATTATAATGAACTTACCGTAAATCTTCACCAGGACAAGCAGGATCGTACAATAGCAATTAAATTCAGATTGTTTAATGATGGTTTAGGTTTCCGTTACGAGTTCCCACAACAGAAGAACCTTAACTATTTTGTAATTAAAGAAGAGGATTCTGAAATAGATCTTCCATCTGATATGAAAGCCTGGTGGATTGTCGGAGACTACGATACACAGGAATACCAATACCAAACCTCTAAAATTTCAGAGATTGCTGCAAGATGGGCCGGAGCTGTAGAACAAAATGCTTCCCAGTTTCCAATTAAAAATACAGTACAGACACCTTTAATCCTTAAGAAAGAAGGTAAAGAGCCTTTATATGTAGATTTAGGTGAAGCAGCATTGATTAATTACCCTGCATCACATCTGGAAGTAGACAGTCAGAATTATAAATTCAAAACACACCTTACTCCGGATGCACAGGGAGCCAAAGGTTATATTCAGACACCTTTCAATACACCATGGAGAACAATTATTGTATCACCAACAGCTGCAGGAATCTTAGATTCTAAAATGATATTCAACCTGAATGAACCTACAGAATATAAAGATACTTCCTGGATAAAGCCAACCAAATATATGGGTGTATGGTGGGAAATGATTATCGGAAAATCTCAATGGGCGTATTCTACAGAAGATAATGTACATTTAGGAAAAACAGATTTTACCAAACTTACACCTAATGGTAAGCATGCGGCTAATAATACTAAGGTAAGAGAATATATAGACTTCGCAGCTAAAAATGGCTTCGACGGACTTCTTATCGAAGGCTGGAATGTAGGTTGGGAAGATTGGTTCGGGCATTCCAAAGAAGATGTTTTCGACTTTGTAACGCCATATCCCGATTTCGATATTGCAGCACTTAATGAGTATGCACATGGTAAAGGTATTAAATTGATTATGCACCATGAGACATCTGGCTCAACAGTTAACTATGAAAGATGGTTGGATCCGGCTTTCAAATTAATGAACAAGTACGGTTATGATGCAGTAAAAACCGGTTATGTAGGGAATATTATTCCTCGTGGTGAGCATCATTACAGCCAATGGACCAATAACCATTATCTGCATGTTGCTAAAAAAGCAGCAGATTATAAGATTATGGTAAACTCTCATGAATCTGTACGTCCTACAGGACTTAATCGTACTTATCCAAACTGGATAGCTGCAGAAGCTGCACGTGGAACAGAGTATGATGCATTTGGCGGAAACAATGCAGACCATACAACGATTCTTCCGTTTACAAGGCAAATGGGAGGGCCAATGGATTATACACCAGGTATCTTCCAGACAAAATTAGATTACTACTTCCCTGGAGACAAGCGTATGGTAAAGACTACATTGGCAAAACAGTTAGCATTATATGTAACCATGTATTCTCCATTACAAATGGCAGCGGATTTACCTGAAAATTATGCTAAACACATGAATGCATTCCAGTTTATCAAAGATGTAGCTGTAGATTGGGATGATACCAAAATCCTGGATGCTGAGCCTGGGGATTATCTGCATGTTGCCAGAAAAGCAAAAGGTAAAGATGAATGGTATGTAGGAGGTATTACCGATGAAAACAAACGTGATTTCACTGTAGATTTATCATTCTTAGATAAAGGTAAAAAGTATGAAGCCGTTATCTATGAGGATGGTAAAGATGCAGATTACGATACCAACCCACAGAGTTACCATATCTATAAGAAAATAGTTACCAGCGCTACTAAGATTCCTGTGAAACTGGCACGAAGCGGCGGATATGCTATTTCTCTGAAAGCTGTAAAATAA